ATTAGTTGTCACAGTATATTCAAGTTTACCTAATGAACAACGtaaccattttaatttttgttggctgaacagaaataaaaattctaaagtggttattcattaaaataaactctAAACACAACGGATAAAAGGAACAATGAGattaaagtataaatgaaacaagaactaaaacactaatctttaaaagaaaaactctgAATTGAAGATGCTGCAgtgcatcttgggaactttcaaactcttgttTGTACATTGTACATTAAAACAGAATTTTATACATTCATAGAGATCTTTTTGAGTAAACTCGTTAAGAATTTTTCACACAACtcatatttttaagttaataagataaatgtttggttacaatgaatgaatttatttaaagaagtTCTGTGAACTTTTTCATGGACTTTTGCTcaaccaacaaaacaaaattagtTGTTTGAATCTTTTCTGAATTgggttttttacagtgtggagATTTTGTCGatgttgattattttttttaacaacaatcAATGTTTGCTTGCTTTGAATAAGTTAAAATAAGTTCAACTTATTTTTCAAGTTAAATGACCTGAAAAGCCAATTTCTACttgaaacattttaacagtGTGTTTACCATGAATTTACTATACTAAGTAAaaccacatttatttttctcaagaTGCATAAGACACATAAGTAAGGTGGTGTGCCTGACAGAACAATTGAAGagaaacctgatgttccaaatatggtcagaggcgttacatttccctcacacgcttgcagtattccaccaatcactacacactgatgaactggccaatcagagcacagcTCACTTTTCAGAGTCATGAGCTTTGTTCaatatctgtgtgtttcagagaggcggagcaaagaggagatacaaacatacacagtgTGTGGAAGATACAGCGTTTATGAACCTTTAATCgtgtacacacattatattacatctaaaacaaaacattatattcatttcagccgtgtcatatgacccctttaactcgGGTATACATCACGATATGGAAAAAGACCACTACTACTTCCTTTTCATGCCAACTTTAGGCAGCAGACAGTTTTTTACAGTCCAATCCAAAATAAGATGtttgaaaaactaaaaaatctATTGATTTGCAGATGGTATTTTGCAGACGTTAAGAGGCGCATTGAGGCCAAGAGATGTTTGGCGAGACCACAGAACGATGAAGGCGCGTTCCTTGTGTGGAAGTCAGACGAGAACGATACCTATTACCTGTCAGGTACATCATTTATACAACAACAACCAAAataactctaaataacatgtaTAACATCTGATCCTTCATTTCATCTAAAAGTGAAGAACAGCCCCCATGCACGACATTACAAGATCAAGCAGGGAGAACACTACAAGAACTTTTTCCTTGTTCAACGCACCACTTTCAAGAACTTGCCCGAGTTAATTGAATATTATTCTAAAAGCCAGAACGGACTCTGTGTGAAGCTCAACCAGCCCTGTGTGAAGGTCGGTATATCGATCCGTATAACAGCTGTTGTTTTTCCAGCAAACATACATGGTGAATAGGTTTTTCTCTTCTAGCTGGATCAGCCCGCTCCCCCCACGCTTTCTTTTCAATTAAATCGAGAGATCGACAAACAATCACTGACCAAAATAAAGATGCTAGGCAGCGGAGAGTTTGCAGATGTGTGGCAGGGCAAATGGAACGGGACAACAGATGTGGCCATCAAGGAATTCAAGGGTAATACACACATACGATACGGCAGGAAGACATGGCTCTTTCAGAAATATTCACACATATTTTTCATGGACAGGCTACAACATAAGAATGGGTTTTTTAACACTGAATGAATTTGGGAGATTACTTTCTACTTGAACTTGaagtttacataataaaaaacactataaGTATACTTCATGTAGCAAGTATACAAAATCAGTGTACTTGAAAGTGCAATCTCAGTATTATTTCACACAAACCCACTATGAAGTTCAACTCTGATAAGGTTTCACTTTTCTAGCCGTCAGTCCAAATATCACAACAGAGATTGAAATCATGATGAACCTGCGACACGAGCGTTTGCTGCAGCTTTACGCCATCTGTACGACCAATAAGCCCTTCTGTATCGTCACAGAACTCATGAACAACGGCAGCTTAAAGACATTTCTCACCGGTAAGACTTACACAACATTTGAGAATTCTCTGATAGAAATAACAAAGCACCGTTTAAAAGACCAGGACATGTTTCTGTCTTTCCTCagaacagaaaaaggaaaaaaaagataTCGAGTTCTCCCTCATGATGGACTTTGCTATCCAGGTCATTGATTTCTCACAAGATTTTAGAAAAGGACGTCAAATTAAAGTCCTGTGAAGCAAATACAATGTGAAATGTACATTAGTATACCAGCTTTCTCCTTTTCTTCAATCATACAGATCACAGAAGGAATGATTTACCTTGAAGATAAAATAGTTCACCGAGATCTAAGAGCCGACAACATTCTGCTGACCAACATGCAGTCCTGCAAAATAGCTGATTTTGGCCTTGCCCAATTTGTTCTCACAGGAAACCGCAGACTCTCATCGGGTGAGATATTTGACCTTgctttaaacacaaattcaaagaaagataaagaaatATAACAACTCTTCTCGGTCATCAGGTGAGCTCGTCCCTGTGAAATGGATGGCTCCAGAGATATTCGAGGACAAGAACTACACAAGCAAGAGCGACGTCTGGTCTTTCGGGATCCTCCTGACTGAAATCGTCACGTATGGAGATGAGCCATACTCTGGTAAACACAAACTAAACTTTAACAACATTATGATACTGGGTGTGGGATTCACTTTAACAACAAGCTGCTGTGTTGTGCAAACTCAGGTCAGGACAAACAGACGTGTATCCTAGGCATTAAGAGAGGAAAGAGGATGGAGCGACCGGCCGGTTGTCCTGAAGCACTTTATGACATCATGCTGCAATGCTGGAAGACAAATCCTGCGGAGAGACCCACGTTCACAGAGCTTCAGGAGAAACTCATGGCTCTCATCAACGAGCCTGTTTCTGATCTCGAGTGAACATTAACAAGACACTTTAAAATATATCTAACCAACCTGTATCCATAACGGAAAGTCCGTCCAAAAATCGTTTattctccctcatgtcattacaaacctatatgagtttctttcttctatagaacacaaaagaaggtattttgaagaatgatgaaaaccaaacaacatttaactACATTGAATTCCATTTTATGAAGACAAAAccccgagacatttctcaaaacatcttcttttgtgttacactgaagaaagagtcacatacaagTCTTCAACCgaatgaaggtgaataaatgatgacaatgtttgtattaaacatAACTGCAGAAATAATAATCACAAAGCAATGAATTTAcgtaaaaacataaatgtttctCTGTTATAACAGAGACATTATTTCTCTTGAAGAAGCATCATAGTATTATAAACCGTGAAAAAAGTTTCATGGATTGTTTTAATAAGATGGAAGTCATAAAGCACAGTTTCTATATTCTCTGGAAAACATGATGTATTCCATTTCTGACTGATGTAACCTTCTGCAACGCTGAGCTGAGCAACGCTGCTAAAATTCTGTATCTTCTGCCCTGGACCTTCATCTGAACGTTCAGTGGTCACAATgtgataaatgtaatgttttatcatCTCCAATCTATTAACTCATGTAAAAATCTTACAAAACAATTCCTTGTATTGGTGTCCTTTTGCCAGTAACGGCACTTTTTGGTTTCCTTCTTCCTTATGAAACATTTCAAGCGACTTTTGTTCATAACAACAATGTTTGAACAGCACTAAATATTTCTCTGTCATGTCATCAAGAACAAATACTTGAACAAATTCTGATTCTGACAGGAACTTGTTGATGAATGTTGACACCCACAGGTGTGCTGTCGAACGCAACAGGGCAGTACATCGAGAATGAagagaaaaacatgttaatgCTAATCTAGATTAAGTTTTATGTTTAAAGTATACACTGTTGTTGAACATACATATTTATAGCATTAACTAATAGTCATACTAGATTAAAGTGATGCAGGGTGACCTCAATCCTCTTAACCGGCTAAAGATACTCCCACTGCCAAAGCAAGATGATTACCACGACGCAAGGAATGTTCGGCAGGTTCGACTCTGTTGCTCTTATTTACGTCCAAGTGTGTTTATTTGCAGAACAATACACAGACCGACAGCAAATGACAAAACATAGTATGTTCAAACATATGAGTCATGAGTTACATTCTGAAAAAGTATAAAAGCAAATGTACAACAGTTAATATTCTGGGTGGTATATCTAGACCCACAAGGTTTGAGATGCCAAAGTTGACAATCCTCAAGATACTGAATGGAGTGCTAAAGGTAGGGCACCAATCTATAGAGATTCTTGCGTAGCAAGTAAACATGTGAATGGAAACAGTAGATAGATATAATAACTCAACCGGTTTAATGGGATGTTTTAAGGAAGCTGTCGGTTATGTGAGTACGGAGCTTCTCGTCACAGTATTGCATGAATACACATTAGTTATGTACAATAAAACTCAACACTTCTGTCCTCAGGATAAACAGTTCAGAGAGAAACCTCTAATCCAGACTAAAGATTATTTCTATCGCGTTTACTGTGTTGACATACCCAAACAACAAGCGACCAGCTCAGAGTTGAGCATTTAATCAACGTTCCAGTTAAAAACAGCAACACAAAGACACCATTGATCAGGAATGTTTTACAAACCAGACATGGCGAtatgttttaaagataaaatagCAATCAGCACCAAAACATCATGTGACTTTACAACAAACTGACGTCCACAGTTATAGAAAACCCCTGCTGAATTCACTGATAATGAGGACAATACCtcattatttaacatatttttatgatatcattacatcatttattttcttattataataATCCATGTAAACTATTTGTAGCTGTAACGCATGCAGTACTAACATAAATTGAGGTTTGGGTGAATACAGCATATATCTTTCAGCACCCTGAGATTTCAACGTTTATCAGTACAATGAGTTGTATTACCTTAAGAACACTGACATAGAAATGTTGTGTTCTTTAAACCCTTGGATGGGTAAATCAAAGACGTTTTAACCCGCAGAGTGGTTGGTTCATATATGACCAGACAGAGAGTTGAAACAActcaaaaatatacaataacatttgaactatctttaaaagaaatgtctttaaaatctTCTCACAGCAGTAGATTATAAATTCAGGCTGGCCAAACATTGAAGTCCAGTCTTAAGAAACGTTAGTAATCAAAGGTAAAGTTCTTTACATGAGAGATCATCAAAAGAGATGTTAAAAGTCATTTTCCATTCATCAGAATTTCACTGTCCTTGAGTTTCTTCGGTCTATaggtcttgttttttattttaggtgaaATCTGCAGTGTCATCCCTCcattgttaatgtttttctgGTTATCTCGTCCATGTATCTTGTCGCTCTCTTTGTTCGGTGGTTGTTCGGGGATCACAACCACACTGTCTCCTTGACTTTCAACGCTCTCCATGAAACTTTGAAGATCATGTAGTTTAGCTTGCTGATTGGTAAGGTTCTCCACCGATCCGTGTTGGGATTCGATTGATGTTCTAGTCATTTCAGAATCAACACCGCTGCCTTCAACAGATTTGTCTTTATCTGTATCTTCAGTAAAAGCTTCCTCAGTAGAATCgtgtttgtcattttctttttgtagGTCTTGTCTAACAGTGACTCTTGATGTTGTGGGTTGGTCCTCATCCTCTTCTTTATCTCTTTCATCTTCATCCTCTGGAGATTTAGTCTGGTTTCCATCATCGTTCATCTCAATTTGCTGTTCTTGTTCATCGTCATTACTTTTAGAAATGTCTTCTGTCTTTGACTTAGATTCACCTTCTGTTTTAGGGTGGTACTCCCAatttttagtttcttcagcCTCATCCTCTGGATCTTTTCCCACCTAATCTGATTCTGTTTCCTCATCAGTTTCCATGTTTTTCTCGATGTCTTTGTCGTTCTCATCATCCACAGAATTTTCCACATTTACAACCTCAGCGATATCTTCATCTTTCTTCTCATCATCCTCTTCTTTTgcaattacatatttttcaacatCCTCCTGAGTACCTTTGGCTTTCTTTACTTCCACTTCTTCAACATCATTCTCATCACATTCTTCATCATCTTTGTTCTCAACGTCTTCACAAACATCCTGACCATTATCTTTGTTGTTGGCCTCTTCATTGTCTACGTCTGCATTGCTACAGCCTCTGACGTCACCATTCCCCAGGTCCACTTCTTCACAAAACACCTCTAAGTTCTTGTCTTGACCTGTGCAGGCCCCTTTGGCTGTGTGCTGATCCTTTACCTTCTGTTCTGCAGGTGTGACTGGAGCCTTTTTCATCTGCAGTATTTTTCTCAAATCAAATTCCATCATGACAGGGGCCAAACTCAAAACCTCAGCCCGTGGGGCCACTCTGGACACCATCTTCCTCTTCATGCATGCATCACACGGGCAGTATTCGTCATCGCTCCGTTGATCGCTATTTTCCGTGCCAGAGGCTGTGAAATTCTCCTCAGTCCTTGAGAAAGTGATAGACTTGTTGTGCATCACCCGAAGACGTCTGCGTCTCTGTTCAGTTTGGATGGTGGACTCTCTTGACAGAGCGTTTCCAGGAGGTTTCGGACCCCTGCCGGCTCTACTTTGGATTTTTTGCAGCTCTCGAGTGATGCTCGATTGAATGCGTTTATGTACTTCTTCTTTCAGTTCACTGATCATTGAGTTGAGCATCTCACTGTCATCCAAATCCCACTTCACTTTGAACTCGGCCATTGCGTCCACATAATGTAACATAAACTGCTTCTCTAGTTTTTTTAGTAAGCTCAGCACCCAGACGGGATCCGGGTCTTGTGAGATTCTTTTAGCAAGCGGAGCTCTTTGAAGAGAAGGTGGAGTTCctgagtttgtgttttctgtcatgtCATTCCCTGAGCTTTTGTTCGAAGATGTCTGCTGTGTTTGATCGGATTCATCTTTATTCTCAACGCTCTGAACATCTTCAACAGCAGGTATATTGGTATTTTCCAGACTGTCTTTGTTCTCTGGACTCCCTTGGAATTGCTCTGCAATATCTGGAGT
The sequence above is drawn from the Triplophysa dalaica isolate WHDGS20190420 chromosome 15, ASM1584641v1, whole genome shotgun sequence genome and encodes:
- the si:ch73-340m8.2 gene encoding tyrosine-protein kinase SRK2, with amino-acid sequence MGNSVSTCEPRCPDCCLDCCPDCCLDCCPCCSQKKNEKTTIKRQTCTSIYNYASRTTLDLELKKGDILEIMGENEDWLYVRRRTAKGQGIIHEEGYVPKNFVKPVESLEAQPWYFADVKRRIEAKRCLARPQNDEGAFLVWKSDENDTYYLSVKNSPHARHYKIKQGEHYKNFFLVQRTTFKNLPELIEYYSKSQNGLCVKLNQPCVKLDQPAPPTLSFQLNREIDKQSLTKIKMLGSGEFADVWQGKWNGTTDVAIKEFKAVSPNITTEIEIMMNLRHERLLQLYAICTTNKPFCIVTELMNNGSLKTFLTEQKKEKKDIEFSLMMDFAIQITEGMIYLEDKIVHRDLRADNILLTNMQSCKIADFGLAQFVLTGNRRLSSGELVPVKWMAPEIFEDKNYTSKSDVWSFGILLTEIVTYGDEPYSGQDKQTCILGIKRGKRMERPAGCPEALYDIMLQCWKTNPAERPTFTELQEKLMALINEPVSDLE